One Ostrea edulis chromosome 2, xbOstEdul1.1, whole genome shotgun sequence genomic region harbors:
- the LOC130052378 gene encoding uncharacterized protein LOC130052378 has translation MASYIEYEDPPVWNYVFVPAYSYDEEPLGFYVNPRDELYSGVRRSYDDNLYGIRRRRYALEDQLRLDVDSYTPLPRRHASPVRRRSRSSVRDYVPVTVPESVASVPVFRKSPTATRYARQLRFDRSASWAPFVSLREDHYTANVDLKADALNRILLKRDLDTTLRSLYANKTKSEVRSKRDFDLSELQRLDRKQDQMSKYLLDFKRDIIRAKHPSQYRYGHY, from the exons ATGGCTAGCTACATAG AATACGAGGATCCTCCAGTCTGGAACTATGTCTTTGTGCCGGCTTACAGCTATGATGAAGAACCGCTTGGTTTCTATGTAAACCCAAGAGATGAGTTGTACAGTGGCGTTCGAAGAAGTTACGATGACAACCTCTATGGAATTCGTCGACGTCGTTATGCTTTGGAAGACCAGCTGCGTCTTGATGTCGATAGTTACACCCCGCTTCCCAGACGACACGCCTCGCCCGTCCGACGTCGTTCACGTTCCTCCGTCCGAGATTACGTTCCCGTGACAGTACCAGAAAGTGTCGCTTCCGTCCCAGTCTTCCGGAAATCTCCCACTGCTACAAGATATGCGAGGCAGTTAAGATTTGACCGTAGTGCAAGCTGGGCGCCGTTTGTTTCTCTCAGGGAGGACCATTATACCGCCAATGTTGACCTGAAAGCAGACGCATTGAATCGCATTCTTTTGAAGAGAGATCTCGACACCACCCTGCGCTCACTATATGCCAATAAAACAAAATCGGAGGTTCGTTCGAAGAGGGATTTCGATCTTTCGGAGTTACAAAGGCTCGATAGAAAACAAGATCAAATGTCAAAATATCTGCTTGATTTCAAGAGAGATATCATTAGGGCAAAACACCCAAGTCAGTACAGATACGGACACTATTAA